The following are encoded together in the Candidatus Binatia bacterium genome:
- a CDS encoding amidase family protein: protein MAFSEYSEFDGLGLAELVRKGEVTPAELVEAAIERVERHNGTLNAVVYKGYEDARRAAAGTLPDGPFRGVPFLVKDLYCPVAGWPMSNGSRWFASAPASAEDDELVRRYRASGMVLLGKSNTPEFGITGTTEGAALGPCRNPWNPEHISGGSSGGAASAVAAGIVPMAHASDGLGSIRIPAACCGLVGLKPTRDRNPIRRTSQGGIAFEVNHIVSRTVRDCAAMLDWTGRPMKNVWFTAPPKERPYLEEIARKGPRLRIAFHGEPPSQVALHPDVAKTLDDTVRVLKELGHEVFERPLEVDWRKLYRAQGVWSAGNFVGMMASHVEALGREPGEDEIEKLTRWIWENGKHVTAAMHVQAEHTLKEMIVGILEQFEQFDVFLCPTTITPPPKVGYIDPCRLEPKELNRRQATTFGFTPPFNFTGQPAISLPLGWSADGLPIGMMFAARYADEATLLRIAAELEEARPWRDRRPPVWG, encoded by the coding sequence ATGGCGTTCAGCGAGTACTCGGAGTTCGACGGCCTCGGCCTCGCCGAGCTGGTCCGCAAGGGCGAGGTGACGCCCGCCGAGCTGGTCGAGGCGGCGATCGAGCGCGTCGAGCGCCACAACGGGACGCTCAACGCCGTGGTCTACAAGGGCTACGAGGACGCGCGGCGCGCGGCTGCCGGCACGCTGCCCGACGGGCCGTTCCGCGGCGTCCCCTTTCTCGTGAAGGATCTCTACTGCCCGGTCGCGGGCTGGCCGATGTCGAACGGCTCGCGCTGGTTCGCGTCGGCGCCGGCGAGCGCGGAGGACGACGAGCTCGTCCGTCGCTACCGCGCGAGCGGCATGGTGCTGCTCGGCAAGTCGAACACACCGGAGTTCGGCATCACCGGCACGACCGAGGGCGCGGCGCTCGGCCCGTGCCGCAACCCGTGGAACCCCGAGCACATCTCGGGCGGCTCGAGCGGCGGCGCGGCGTCGGCCGTGGCGGCGGGCATCGTGCCGATGGCGCACGCCTCCGACGGCCTCGGCTCGATCCGCATCCCGGCCGCGTGCTGCGGGCTCGTCGGGCTCAAGCCGACGCGCGACCGCAACCCGATCCGTCGCACGTCGCAGGGCGGGATCGCGTTCGAGGTCAATCACATCGTTTCGCGCACGGTGCGCGACTGCGCGGCGATGCTCGACTGGACCGGACGGCCGATGAAGAACGTCTGGTTCACGGCGCCGCCCAAGGAGCGACCCTACCTCGAAGAGATCGCGCGCAAGGGGCCGCGGCTGCGCATCGCGTTCCACGGCGAGCCGCCGTCGCAGGTCGCGCTGCACCCCGACGTCGCGAAGACGCTCGACGACACCGTGCGCGTCCTGAAGGAGCTCGGCCACGAGGTCTTCGAGCGCCCGCTCGAGGTCGACTGGCGGAAGCTCTACCGCGCGCAGGGCGTGTGGAGCGCCGGCAACTTCGTCGGCATGATGGCGTCCCACGTCGAGGCGCTCGGTCGCGAGCCGGGTGAAGACGAGATCGAGAAGCTGACGCGCTGGATCTGGGAGAACGGCAAGCACGTCACGGCCGCGATGCACGTGCAGGCCGAGCACACGCTCAAGGAGATGATCGTCGGCATCCTCGAGCAGTTCGAGCAGTTCGACGTCTTCCTCTGCCCGACGACCATCACGCCGCCGCCCAAGGTCGGCTACATCGATCCGTGCCGGCTCGAGCCGAAGGAGCTGAACCGCCGTCAAGCGACGACCTTCGGCTTCACGCCGCCGTTCAACTTCACCGGCCAGCCAGCGATCTCGCTGCCGCTCGGCTGGTCCGCGGACGGTCTGCCGATCGGCATGATGTTCGCCGCGCGCTACGCCGACGAGGCGACGCTGCTGCGGATCGCGGCGGAGCTGGAGGAGGCGCGGCCGTGGCGCGATCGGCGTCCGCCGGTGTGGGGCTGA
- a CDS encoding S8 family serine peptidase: MLTKNGPRARNLRELRGRLASALVASLALALCVGPVSSVAGDQSVVRPPYDEALLAEIAEAVLAGLPASPPEATSPAAPSSAPGAAASDAAAADASAAEPELAPDELAAELAPAVEGVNVLIPPGAMASRKKPDAKATATYLSNSSRQRADAGRALSFSSGVRAPASGLDPALEAHAHGLRDRGRDTVYGFVLLRVPLDERVEEKLAALGVRLLGRHDDHHKARLPIRTLSAVAALPEVEWVGVSTTEQKSSPELAALRTPTAAAPALDPTTPIPVVVNLFEADEDGSFRRALEAAGAAVGAYDADLHSYEAVATGPVLERLAALDFVLFIETIDVNPPGHDQSAPLMDVDMIRPGSISYGLTRFSGAPIPVGIIDSGAMIGGPSGHVDLAGKRACGKNFTSEPGGAFIDLFEHGTHLLGTIAGTGTANPRYRGVAPGVGELAQGGHLRVAKVWDKNGQGNTDSVLKAAMDWMTAPGECSTNPVDPAPMVINYSGGAGTNLRGTDEISRKADYRTWINAQLYVVCSGNGGAPGTIGTPGVAKNVLAVGNVFDKGYLTVGDRKSTSSQGPTGDGRMKPNVVAPGATITSAWAATTNGYKNLDGCSMATPHVTGLAASLLQHYPQFQFRPAMTRAHLMATALGHDGAVGKSNEYGLGRVSSYVAHWDHPNSDGWETRRFWGTINSFGFAFSDITVPPGAKRLVVVLTWDEPPASAGASRAVLYDIDLYVDRNVDCGDPTGACGEYVSVSSIDNVEYLVVHDPPPGTYRLKVVPTDAENTVLPWGMSALIVRGDVLPLARVQSSPPAMTAYASGPTSVGVGSLITVGVNVANDSWVASGVHVHQLPLPSGVLPVDVQPTRLDGTSMAFTDPDGSITLGNIPPSWSRTATYSFLAQTPGSKTFSFRVWSENSGEITLSRTVNVVGSATSANLGVASMSTNPSAPSGAPGSKFKLTSTVQNGGGTRSTSSTTRFYLSSDAVKSADDRLLTGIRSVPALDPGAGASGTTTVTIPASTPLGSYFVLACADDKGTVVESNEDDNCAATSGAVVTVGQPDLVEGQVSNPPATKKRGTTFSVGDTAQNLGNVAAKASKTRYYLSTDATKSSGDKLLSGARAVPALAPGAAHTGSKSVKIPAATVPGSYYVLACADDTKTSAETSESNNCAASSSKITVTQ, translated from the coding sequence ATGCTCACCAAGAACGGCCCTCGAGCCCGCAACCTGCGCGAGCTCCGCGGGCGTCTCGCTTCCGCGCTCGTCGCGTCGCTCGCCCTCGCGCTGTGCGTCGGCCCCGTGTCGTCGGTCGCAGGCGACCAGAGCGTCGTCCGCCCGCCGTACGACGAAGCGCTCCTCGCCGAGATCGCGGAGGCGGTCCTCGCCGGACTGCCGGCGTCGCCGCCCGAGGCGACGTCGCCCGCAGCGCCGAGCAGCGCGCCCGGCGCCGCCGCGAGCGACGCGGCGGCGGCGGACGCGTCCGCAGCCGAGCCCGAGCTCGCGCCCGACGAGCTCGCGGCCGAGCTCGCGCCGGCGGTCGAGGGCGTCAACGTCCTGATCCCGCCGGGTGCGATGGCGTCGCGCAAGAAGCCCGACGCGAAGGCGACCGCGACCTACCTCTCGAACTCGTCGCGGCAGCGCGCCGACGCCGGACGCGCGCTCAGCTTCTCGTCCGGCGTGCGCGCGCCGGCGTCGGGGCTCGACCCGGCGCTCGAGGCGCACGCGCACGGCCTGCGCGATCGGGGGCGCGACACCGTCTACGGCTTCGTCCTGCTGCGCGTGCCGCTCGACGAGCGCGTCGAGGAGAAGCTCGCGGCGCTCGGCGTCCGCCTCCTCGGCCGCCACGACGACCACCACAAGGCGCGCCTGCCGATCCGTACGCTGTCTGCCGTCGCGGCGCTGCCCGAGGTCGAGTGGGTGGGCGTCAGCACCACCGAGCAGAAGTCGAGCCCGGAGCTCGCCGCGCTGCGCACGCCGACGGCCGCCGCGCCTGCGCTCGATCCGACGACGCCGATCCCGGTGGTCGTCAACCTCTTCGAGGCGGACGAAGACGGCAGCTTCCGGCGCGCGCTCGAAGCGGCCGGGGCCGCGGTCGGCGCGTACGACGCCGACCTGCACTCCTACGAGGCGGTCGCGACCGGTCCGGTGCTCGAGCGTCTCGCGGCGCTCGACTTCGTGCTGTTCATCGAGACGATCGACGTGAACCCGCCGGGCCACGACCAGAGCGCGCCGCTGATGGACGTCGACATGATCCGCCCGGGCAGCATTTCTTATGGATTGACGCGGTTTAGCGGCGCGCCGATCCCGGTCGGCATCATCGACAGCGGCGCGATGATCGGCGGGCCGAGCGGGCACGTCGACCTCGCGGGCAAGCGCGCCTGCGGCAAGAACTTCACGAGCGAGCCGGGCGGCGCGTTCATCGATCTGTTCGAGCACGGCACGCACTTGCTCGGGACGATCGCGGGCACCGGCACCGCAAACCCGCGCTACCGTGGCGTCGCGCCGGGCGTGGGCGAGCTCGCGCAAGGCGGCCACCTGCGCGTCGCCAAGGTCTGGGACAAGAACGGTCAGGGCAACACGGACTCGGTGCTCAAGGCCGCGATGGACTGGATGACCGCGCCGGGCGAGTGCAGCACGAACCCGGTCGATCCCGCGCCGATGGTGATCAACTACAGCGGCGGCGCCGGGACCAACCTCCGCGGCACCGACGAGATCTCGCGCAAGGCCGACTACCGCACCTGGATCAACGCACAGCTCTACGTCGTCTGCTCCGGCAACGGCGGCGCGCCGGGCACGATCGGCACGCCCGGCGTCGCGAAGAACGTGCTCGCGGTCGGCAACGTGTTCGACAAGGGATACTTGACGGTCGGCGATCGGAAGTCGACGAGCAGCCAGGGGCCGACCGGCGACGGCCGCATGAAGCCGAACGTCGTCGCGCCCGGCGCGACCATCACCTCGGCGTGGGCCGCGACCACCAACGGCTACAAGAACCTCGACGGCTGCAGCATGGCGACGCCGCACGTCACGGGGCTCGCGGCCTCGCTCCTGCAGCACTACCCGCAGTTCCAGTTCCGTCCGGCGATGACGCGCGCGCACCTGATGGCGACCGCGCTGGGCCACGACGGCGCGGTGGGCAAGAGCAACGAGTACGGCCTCGGGCGCGTCTCGAGCTACGTCGCGCACTGGGACCATCCGAACTCGGACGGCTGGGAGACACGCCGCTTCTGGGGCACGATCAACTCCTTCGGCTTCGCCTTCAGCGACATCACGGTGCCGCCGGGCGCGAAGCGTCTGGTCGTCGTGCTCACCTGGGACGAGCCGCCGGCGAGCGCGGGCGCGAGCCGCGCGGTGCTCTACGACATCGACCTCTACGTCGACCGCAACGTCGACTGCGGCGATCCGACCGGCGCCTGCGGCGAGTACGTCTCGGTGTCGTCAATCGACAACGTCGAGTACCTCGTGGTGCACGATCCGCCGCCGGGCACCTACCGGCTAAAGGTCGTGCCCACCGACGCCGAGAACACCGTGCTGCCCTGGGGCATGAGCGCGCTCATCGTGCGCGGCGATGTCCTGCCGCTGGCGCGCGTCCAGTCGTCGCCGCCCGCGATGACGGCATACGCGAGCGGCCCGACGAGCGTCGGCGTCGGCTCGCTCATCACGGTGGGCGTCAACGTCGCGAACGACTCGTGGGTCGCGTCCGGCGTGCACGTCCACCAGCTGCCGCTGCCGTCCGGCGTGCTGCCGGTCGACGTCCAGCCGACGCGGCTCGACGGCACGAGCATGGCGTTCACCGATCCCGACGGCTCGATCACGCTCGGCAACATCCCGCCGAGCTGGTCGCGCACGGCGACGTACTCGTTCCTCGCGCAGACGCCGGGCAGCAAGACCTTCAGCTTCCGCGTCTGGTCGGAGAACTCGGGCGAGATCACGCTGAGCCGCACGGTGAACGTCGTCGGGAGCGCGACGAGCGCGAACCTCGGCGTGGCGTCGATGTCGACCAATCCGTCGGCGCCGTCGGGCGCGCCGGGCAGCAAGTTCAAGCTGACGTCGACCGTGCAGAACGGCGGCGGGACGCGCTCCACGTCGTCGACGACGCGCTTCTACCTCTCGAGCGACGCGGTGAAGAGCGCCGACGATCGGCTCTTGACGGGCATCCGCTCGGTGCCGGCGCTCGATCCCGGTGCCGGCGCGTCGGGAACGACGACGGTGACGATTCCCGCGTCGACCCCGCTCGGCTCCTACTTCGTGCTCGCCTGCGCCGACGACAAGGGCACCGTCGTCGAGAGCAACGAGGACGACAACTGCGCGGCGACGTCGGGCGCGGTCGTGACGGTGGGCCAGCCCGACCTGGTCGAGGGCCAAGTCTCGAACCCGCCGGCGACGAAGAAGCGCGGCACCACGTTCTCGGTCGGCGACACGGCGCAGAACCTCGGCAACGTCGCGGCCAAGGCCTCGAAGACGCGCTACTACCTCTCGACCGACGCGACCAAGAGCTCGGGCGACAAGCTCCTGAGCGGCGCGCGCGCGGTGCCTGCGCTCGCGCCCGGCGCCGCGCACACCGGGAGCAAGTCGGTGAAGATCCCCGCGGCGACCGTGCCCGGGAGCTACTACGTGCTCGCCTGCGCCGACGACACCAAGACGTCGGCGGAGACCAGCGAGAGCAACAACTGCGCCGCGTCAAGCTCCAAGATCACCGTGACCCAGTGA
- a CDS encoding carotenoid oxygenase family protein, whose product MPRRRRSHWFLGDGMVHGVRLERGRARWYRNRYVRTGFWKNQVSFNDAIRLGLAPGGENGQRNVSVVYQGGRLLSSGEIGAAFELDPRDLSTKGVFDFGGVVRNSFTAHPKVDPATGYLHFFGYWFVPPYSTYYVADETGRVISAEPIEVAKPTMIHSFAITDREAVFWEGPVVFDLAEAIDEPLAGFKWTPSYGSRIGILPFGRPGSEIRWVEIENCYVFHEVNAFRDGDDVVIDVSRLPSIFATGDRGDGDIRVTRWRVGTAGPELTFREEIVSWSQLDLATHDRHFTGRAGYRNGWFSHLRHHPDTVDLGGIGRIDFRTGEEEIWDPGLHRHAGEALFVPAGPGDGEGYVLSFVYDRARDASTLAVFEALRIARGAIAEVELPRRVPFGFHGWWVPGDAIG is encoded by the coding sequence ATGCCGCGGCGCAGGCGGTCGCACTGGTTCCTCGGCGACGGGATGGTGCACGGCGTCCGCCTCGAGCGCGGCCGCGCGCGCTGGTACCGCAACCGCTACGTCCGCACGGGCTTCTGGAAGAACCAGGTCAGCTTCAACGACGCGATCCGCCTCGGTCTCGCGCCGGGCGGCGAGAACGGCCAGAGAAACGTGAGCGTCGTCTACCAAGGCGGACGGCTCCTGAGCTCGGGCGAGATCGGCGCCGCGTTCGAGCTCGACCCGCGCGACCTCTCGACCAAGGGCGTCTTCGACTTCGGCGGCGTCGTGCGGAACTCCTTCACCGCCCACCCGAAGGTCGACCCCGCAACCGGCTACCTGCACTTCTTCGGCTACTGGTTCGTGCCGCCATACTCGACGTACTACGTCGCGGACGAGACCGGCCGCGTGATCTCCGCCGAGCCGATCGAGGTCGCCAAGCCGACGATGATCCACTCGTTCGCGATCACCGACCGCGAGGCGGTGTTTTGGGAGGGACCGGTCGTCTTCGACCTCGCGGAGGCGATCGACGAGCCGCTCGCGGGCTTCAAGTGGACGCCGAGCTACGGCTCGCGGATCGGCATCCTGCCGTTCGGGCGTCCGGGCTCGGAGATCCGCTGGGTCGAGATCGAGAACTGCTACGTCTTCCACGAGGTGAACGCCTTCCGCGACGGCGACGACGTGGTGATCGACGTCTCGCGCCTGCCGTCGATCTTCGCGACCGGCGACCGCGGCGACGGCGACATCCGGGTGACGCGCTGGCGCGTGGGCACGGCGGGACCGGAGCTGACCTTCCGCGAGGAGATCGTGAGCTGGAGCCAGCTCGACCTCGCGACCCACGACCGCCACTTCACCGGACGCGCCGGCTACCGCAACGGCTGGTTCTCCCACCTCCGCCACCACCCCGACACCGTCGACCTCGGCGGCATCGGCCGCATCGACTTCCGCACCGGCGAGGAGGAGATCTGGGATCCGGGGCTCCACCGCCACGCGGGCGAGGCGCTGTTCGTCCCCGCCGGCCCCGGCGATGGCGAGGGCTATGTGCTGTCGTTCGTCTACGACCGCGCGCGCGACGCGAGCACGCTCGCGGTGTTCGAGGCGCTGCGCATCGCGCGCGGGGCGATCGCCGAGGTCGAGCTGCCGCGCCGCGTGCCGTTCGGCTTCCACGGCTGGTGGGTGCCGGGCGACGCGATCGGCTGA